DNA sequence from the Leptospira limi genome:
TCCATCTGCCATTTTTGACCAAAATGGGGACGAGTGAGGGAAACTACCCTTTCTAAGCGTATGAGAAATTCTTTTAGATGGAAAGGTTTGGGGATAAATTCGGCAGCACCGAGTTCAAACCCACGGAGTCGTTCCTGGGCTCCTGCTTGGGCAGTTAAAAATAAAAAGGGAAGGTCCTTTTCAAGGGAAACCATCCTCTCTGCAAGTTCAAATCCATTCCCGTCTGGCAGACGTAAGTCGAGGACAACTAAATCAAACGAATTCGGTGCAAAAAGAGTTTCTGCTTCCGAAACAGTTTTTGCCCATTTCACTCGGTAGTAATCTTGTTCTAATCTTTCTTTTAAAGTCTCTCCGAGTCCTTCATCGTCTTCCACAAGTAAAATCCTTGGTTTCATACGACCTCACTCACACAAAGTTTGACTTTAAAACCGTACGAACAGTCCGGAAATTCGATTTTACCTTTCATCTTTTCGATCAATTTTTTCACGATATAAAGACCAATCCCACTCCCGCTAGTATTTGAATGGCGGAGAAAAGGTTGGGTGAGGTATTTTTTATTACCCGTAAAACCAGATCCATTATCTTCTAATAGAAAACAAATTCGATCCTTTTCTTGGCCAATCTGAAGTTTGATTTGGTTTGCTTTTCCATGTCGTTTTGCATTTTCAGTTAGGTTTTTTAACATGGCAAAAAATGCTTTTTTATCGAGGTATACTTTTTTTGTGAGAGGGATGGATACTTCCCATACCAGATTTGGTTCATGATGGGAATAGGAATCTTTGATTTCTTGTAAGGTTAACGTTTCTAAGTAAAGAGCTTCCCCTTGCATGAGACTTGCCAGATAAAAGGCATTTCCCATTTGGGATTCAATTCGAAGGTTTTCTTTCCAAATTTTTTCTAATTTTCTTTTTAGTTCTAAGTCTTTTGTATCTTCCAATAGAACTTCAACTTGCAGTTGTAAGCTGGCAATTGGGGTTTTCATTTCATGAGTGACAGTGGAGAAAAAATCAGCAATAAGTTTCGAACGTTTGTGGTCTCTGTAGGATAAAACAGCGAGAGTCACACCACCAAGGGTTAACATAGATAGGAAAAATGACCCTTCTAGTTGTAACATCCGATTCACACGGTTTAGTTCAAACTGTCTTTCTAAACTGACAGAAATTTCAGAAATGGTTTTGGCTTGGCGAAACCCTAAAATCCACCACCAGACTCCGAGTGACAGAGTGAGGGAGAGCCAGGCCAGGGAAAAAAACATACGAAATTGTGCAGATCCTCTCAATTTTGCCTCTTAAATCAAGATAAGGGTAAGGGGAAGGACGACGAGCAAAAAAAGATGTTGTCACCTTGGCCCAACCCGAGAATTTATTTTTAAGGAGAACAACTTTGAACTTCGACGAAATCTCGAAACATCTTGGAAACGACGCGGAATCCCTCCTTGGATTCAAATCACCAAAAATCGCAAAAGAACTCATTCACGTACCTGGTAGCGACTGGGTAGACAGAATTTTTGCACCTACAGACAGGTCCATCCCTGTTCTCAGAAGCATTCAAACTTTACTCGGCCATGGCCGACTTGGTGGAACTGGATATGTATCCATCCTTCCTGTTGACCAAGGGATTGAACACTCCGCTGGTGCATCGTTTGCCAAAAACCCAATTTACTTCGATGGCGAAAATATCATCAAACTCGCAATAGAAGGCGGTTGTAATGGTGTGGCTACAACTTTAGGAGTGCTTGGTTCTGTGGCTCGTAAGTATGCTCACAAAATCCCTTTTATTTTAAAGATCAACCACAACGAACTTCTCACTTACCCAAACAAAAGTGAACAAATTTTGTTTGCGACTGTAAAACAAGCATATGACCAAGGTTGTGTTGCTATCGGTGCCACAATTTATTTTGGATCTGCTGATGCTGGTCGTGAAATCGTTGAAATTTCAAAAGTGTTCCAAATGGCACATGAACTCGGAATGGCAACGATCCTTTGGTGTTACATCAGAAACAATGCGTTTAAAAAAGACAAAGACTACCATGTTTCCGCTGACTTAACAGGACAAGCCAACCATCTAGGAGTAACCATCCAAGCGGATATCATCAAACAAAAGTTACCTGAAAACAATGGTGGTTACAATGTTCTCAACCAAGAGTCTTCTTACGGTAAAACTGATAAACGTATTTATTCTGATTTAACTTCTGAACATCCTATTGACCTCACACGTTACCAAGTAGCAAATTGTTACATGGGAAGAGCGGGACTCATTAACTCAGGTGGAGCATCGGGAGAAAATGACTTACAAGAAGCGTTAAAAACTGCGGTCATCAATAAACGTGCTGGTGGTATGGGACTCATTTCTGGTAGAAAAGCGTTCCAAAAACCAATGAAAGAAGGTGTGTCACTTTTACACGCGATCCAAGACGTCTATCTTTCAAAAGAAATCACAGTTGCTTAATGTAAATCATTGGGCTCATTGATTCCAATCAAACAAAGAAGGGCAGGGGTACTTGTATCTCTGTCCTCAATTGTTTCTAGGCATTCATTCGAATGTGGAGACATCTTTAGTTTATACCCACTTTGTGACTGGGCAAAGGACATTGGATTTAGTATCATCCAATTATTACCTCTCAATGATACTGGATATGGATATTCACCCTATAGTGCCATTTCAGCTTTTGCTATCGATCCATTATACATTTCTTTATACAAACTAGGCTTACCAAACAAATCACGAAAAAACCAAATCGTTACC
Encoded proteins:
- a CDS encoding response regulator transcription factor, with the protein product MKPRILLVEDDEGLGETLKERLEQDYYRVKWAKTVSEAETLFAPNSFDLVVLDLRLPDGNGFELAERMVSLEKDLPFLFLTAQAGAQERLRGFELGAAEFIPKPFHLKEFLIRLERVVSLTRPHFGQKWQMDSKEIHLDSFLVKNKDGSSILLSKRDCSLLTLLLSDPSKVFSRSEILDVIVGEDSFPTERTIDNAIVRLRDALGEDSIRNVRGVGYQWIADIQPLK
- a CDS encoding sensor histidine kinase, with the translated sequence MFFSLAWLSLTLSLGVWWWILGFRQAKTISEISVSLERQFELNRVNRMLQLEGSFFLSMLTLGGVTLAVLSYRDHKRSKLIADFFSTVTHEMKTPIASLQLQVEVLLEDTKDLELKRKLEKIWKENLRIESQMGNAFYLASLMQGEALYLETLTLQEIKDSYSHHEPNLVWEVSIPLTKKVYLDKKAFFAMLKNLTENAKRHGKANQIKLQIGQEKDRICFLLEDNGSGFTGNKKYLTQPFLRHSNTSGSGIGLYIVKKLIEKMKGKIEFPDCSYGFKVKLCVSEVV
- a CDS encoding class I fructose-bisphosphate aldolase, producing the protein MNFDEISKHLGNDAESLLGFKSPKIAKELIHVPGSDWVDRIFAPTDRSIPVLRSIQTLLGHGRLGGTGYVSILPVDQGIEHSAGASFAKNPIYFDGENIIKLAIEGGCNGVATTLGVLGSVARKYAHKIPFILKINHNELLTYPNKSEQILFATVKQAYDQGCVAIGATIYFGSADAGREIVEISKVFQMAHELGMATILWCYIRNNAFKKDKDYHVSADLTGQANHLGVTIQADIIKQKLPENNGGYNVLNQESSYGKTDKRIYSDLTSEHPIDLTRYQVANCYMGRAGLINSGGASGENDLQEALKTAVINKRAGGMGLISGRKAFQKPMKEGVSLLHAIQDVYLSKEITVA